From Equus quagga isolate Etosha38 chromosome 3, UCLA_HA_Equagga_1.0, whole genome shotgun sequence, one genomic window encodes:
- the LOC124237552 gene encoding putative MORF4 family-associated protein 1-like protein UPP: MRPVDADDGREPEREWETLPRPPLDAARRDAAALEREHVRAHLRARRKLLEIESLLDALKSEVEASQESAVGAGAEERVMRLCEKVERKAAEAALMGQRLVELHRQIDGCGCG, encoded by the coding sequence aTGCGGCCCGTGGACGCGGACGACGGCCGGGAGCCCGAGCGGGAGTGGGAGACGCTCCCGAGGCCCCCGCTCGACGCCGCCCGCCGGGACGCCGCCGCCCTCGAGCGCGAGCACGTGCGCGCGCACCTGCGGGCCCGCCGGAAGCTGCTGGAGATCGAGAGCCTGCTGGACGCCCTCAAGAGCGAGGTGGAGGCGTCGCAGGAGAGCGCCGTGGGCGCCGGGGCGGAGGAGAGGGTGATGAGGCTGTGCGAGAAGGTGGAGAGGAAGGCGGCGGAGGCGGCGCTGATGGGGCAGAGGCTCGTGGAGCTCCACCGGCAGATCGACGGCTGCGGGTGCGGCTGA
- the LOC124237551 gene encoding putative MORF4 family-associated protein 1-like protein UPP isoform X3: MCARARTAAAGGRPKLWSHQLRGRKGTVACRKKAASKPSFGRGLRIHFGRRLCCEKLGEPVARHGGASAALGARWRPAGLSGALTGPRGGGGGGAMRPVDADDGREPEREWETLPNPPLDAARRDAAALEREHVRAHLRARRKLLEIESLLDALKSEVEASQESAVGAGAEERVMRLCEKVERKAAEAALMGQRLVELHRQIDGCGCG, from the coding sequence ATGTGTGCGCGTGCGCGCACGGCCGCGGCGGGCGGGCGTCCGAAACTTTGGTCCCACCAGCTGCGTGGCCGTAAAGGAACTGTGGCGTGTCGTAAAAAAGCCGCAAGTAAGCCGAGCTTTGGTAGAGGGCTGCGAATCCATTTTGGACGCCGTCTCTGCTGCGAAAAGTTGGGGGAACCTGTTGCTCGTCACGGTGGCGCTTCCGCTGCGCTCGGCGCTCGCTGGCGGCCGGCCGGCCTCTCGGGCGCGCTGACCGGGCCGCggggcggtggcggcggcggcgcgaTGCGGCCCGTGGACGCGGACGACGGCCGGGAGCCCGAGCGGGAGTGGGAGACGCTCCCGAACCCCCCGCTCGACGCCGCCCGCCGGGACGCCGCCGCCCTCGAGCGCGAGCACGTGCGCGCGCACCTGCGGGCCCGCCGGAAGCTGCTGGAGATCGAGAGCCTGCTGGACGCCCTCAAGAGCGAGGTGGAGGCGTCGCAGGAGAGCGCCGTGGGCGCCGGGGCGGAGGAGAGGGTGATGAGGCTGTGCGAGAAGGTGGAGAGGAAGGCGGCGGAGGCGGCGCTGATGGGGCAGAGGCTCGTGGAGCTCCACCGGCAGATCGACGGCTGCGGGTGCGGCTGA
- the LOC124237551 gene encoding putative MORF4 family-associated protein 1-like protein UPP isoform X2, whose product MCARARTAAAGGRPKLWSHQLRGRKGTVACRKKAASKPSFGRGLRIHFGRRLCCEKLGEPVARHGGASAALGARWRPAGLSGALTGPRGGGGGGAMRPVDADDGREPEREWETLPNPPLDAARRDAAALEREHVRAHLRARRKLLEIESLLDALKSEVEASQESAVGAGAEERVMRLCEKVERKAAEAALMGQRLVELHRQIDGCGLPTHGLHSAGKED is encoded by the exons ATGTGTGCGCGTGCGCGCACGGCCGCGGCGGGCGGGCGTCCGAAACTTTGGTCCCACCAGCTGCGTGGCCGTAAAGGAACTGTGGCGTGTCGTAAAAAAGCCGCAAGTAAGCCGAGCTTTGGTAGAGGGCTGCGAATCCATTTTGGACGCCGTCTCTGCTGCGAAAAGTTGGGGGAACCTGTTGCTCGTCACGGTGGCGCTTCCGCTGCGCTCGGCGCTCGCTGGCGGCCGGCCGGCCTCTCGGGCGCGCTGACCGGGCCGCggggcggtggcggcggcggcgcgaTGCGGCCCGTGGACGCGGACGACGGCCGGGAGCCCGAGCGGGAGTGGGAGACGCTCCCGAACCCCCCGCTCGACGCCGCCCGCCGGGACGCCGCCGCCCTCGAGCGCGAGCACGTGCGCGCGCACCTGCGGGCCCGCCGGAAGCTGCTGGAGATCGAGAGCCTGCTGGACGCCCTCAAGAGCGAGGTGGAGGCGTCGCAGGAGAGCGCCGTGGGCGCCGGGGCGGAGGAGAGGGTGATGAGGCTGTGCGAGAAGGTGGAGAGGAAGGCGGCGGAGGCGGCGCTGATGGGGCAGAGGCTCGTGGAGCTCCACCGGCAGATCGACGGCTGCGG GTTACCCACTCATGGACTCCATTCAGCTGGTAAGGAGGACTGA